The Flaviramulus sp. BrNp1-15 genome has a window encoding:
- a CDS encoding PIG-L family deacetylase, translating into MRKPIFLSVLLLFTSLYLQAQKPKAPSSTEIYEAIQKLNFLGSVLYIAAHPDDENTRLIAYMSNHEKARTAYLSLTRGDGGQNLIGPEIRELLGVIRTQELLAARRIDGGEQMFTRANDFGYSKHPDETLEIWNKEQVLSDVVLAIRKFKPDVIINRFDHRTPGTTHGHHTSSAMLSVEAFDLANNSSAYPNQLNQTSLWEPKRLFYNTSWWRYGSREAFDKVDKSNMLKFNIGTYYPLKGLSNNELASLASSQHLCQGFGRLSQRGTQDEYIEFLKGEPLSDSKNIFDGIDTSWNRIQGGKAIGDILYDVETKFDFTNPSQQIPQLLEAYKLLDKIEDQHWKTQKTKALKAIIEMCAGLYLEASAETNWVTQNEDVNLNIEVLNRSNLPITLVSLKNSNGLTISKNIPLENNNKYDFKEVIKIKTDNPTTPYWLSKKGTLGMYQVDNPNLIGLPETPRVLNIEFNLLINNVPLSFTKPIIQRYSKPDKGELYRPFEIIPEASAKITEKVIIFNNDQQQDITVIVKAGKDNLDGYVEVCHPNGWSVYPEKQKVNIANKGEEQTLVFTVIPPKNQSEGLIGPIVHIDDKDYTKELIEIDYEHIPFQTVLLPSESKIVRLDIKKKGENIGYIQGAGDVVPESLQQIGYNVLVIKPEDINTETLSRFDAIVVGIRAYNTLEELKFKQQQLFDFVADGGNMIVQYNTSYRLKVDQIAPYELKLSRDRVTDENAEVRFLNPNHELLNSPNKITQQDFEGWTQERGLYFPGEWSSEFTPILSMNDKGETPKDGSLLVAKHGKGYYMYTGLSFFREFPEGVSGAYRLFANMLSIGKEDLQLEAKLND; encoded by the coding sequence ATGCGAAAGCCAATATTTTTAAGTGTACTTTTACTTTTTACAAGCCTTTATCTACAAGCACAAAAACCCAAAGCACCATCTTCTACAGAGATATACGAAGCGATACAAAAACTAAATTTTTTAGGATCGGTTTTATACATAGCCGCTCATCCAGACGATGAAAACACCAGACTTATAGCTTACATGTCTAACCACGAAAAAGCACGTACTGCTTATTTATCGTTAACACGAGGCGATGGCGGGCAAAACCTTATTGGTCCAGAAATAAGAGAACTTTTAGGCGTGATAAGAACTCAAGAACTATTAGCTGCAAGACGTATTGACGGTGGAGAACAAATGTTTACCAGAGCTAACGATTTTGGTTATTCTAAGCATCCAGACGAAACTTTAGAAATTTGGAATAAAGAACAAGTGTTAAGCGATGTGGTTTTAGCTATAAGAAAATTTAAACCAGACGTCATTATTAACAGGTTTGACCACAGAACACCAGGTACCACACACGGGCACCACACCAGTTCTGCTATGTTAAGTGTTGAAGCTTTTGATTTAGCTAACAATAGCTCTGCGTATCCAAATCAACTCAACCAAACCAGTCTTTGGGAACCTAAACGATTATTTTACAACACCAGTTGGTGGCGCTATGGCAGTAGAGAAGCTTTTGATAAAGTAGATAAAAGCAATATGCTAAAATTTAATATTGGCACTTACTATCCACTTAAAGGTTTATCAAATAATGAATTAGCATCTTTGGCTAGTAGTCAGCATTTATGTCAAGGTTTTGGGCGTTTATCACAACGTGGTACACAAGATGAATACATTGAATTTTTAAAAGGCGAACCTTTATCAGACAGTAAAAACATTTTTGATGGCATTGACACTTCTTGGAATAGAATTCAAGGTGGAAAAGCTATTGGAGATATTTTATATGACGTTGAAACAAAGTTCGATTTTACAAATCCATCGCAACAAATACCTCAACTTCTTGAAGCCTACAAGCTTCTTGACAAAATAGAAGACCAACACTGGAAAACTCAAAAAACAAAAGCGTTAAAAGCTATTATTGAAATGTGTGCTGGTTTGTATTTAGAAGCTTCAGCTGAAACAAATTGGGTGACTCAAAATGAAGATGTTAATTTAAATATTGAAGTTTTAAACAGAAGCAATTTACCTATAACTCTGGTAAGTTTAAAAAACAGTAATGGTTTAACCATTTCAAAAAACATTCCTCTTGAAAACAATAACAAATATGATTTTAAAGAGGTTATAAAAATAAAAACTGACAATCCTACAACACCTTATTGGCTTTCAAAAAAGGGAACTTTAGGTATGTATCAGGTAGACAATCCTAATTTAATAGGATTACCAGAAACACCAAGAGTACTTAACATAGAGTTTAATCTTTTAATTAATAATGTGCCTTTATCATTCACAAAACCTATTATTCAACGTTACTCAAAACCAGATAAAGGTGAGTTATACAGACCATTTGAAATTATTCCTGAAGCTTCGGCTAAAATCACTGAAAAAGTCATCATTTTTAATAACGACCAACAACAAGACATCACAGTTATTGTTAAAGCTGGAAAAGACAATTTAGACGGTTATGTAGAAGTTTGCCATCCAAACGGTTGGAGTGTTTATCCAGAAAAACAAAAAGTAAATATTGCCAATAAAGGCGAAGAACAAACTCTTGTTTTTACAGTAATTCCGCCAAAAAATCAAAGTGAAGGATTAATTGGCCCAATTGTTCATATTGATGATAAAGATTATACTAAAGAACTAATTGAGATTGATTACGAACACATTCCGTTTCAAACCGTTTTACTACCAAGCGAAAGCAAAATTGTACGTCTAGACATCAAAAAGAAAGGTGAAAACATTGGCTATATTCAAGGTGCAGGCGATGTGGTTCCAGAAAGTTTACAGCAAATAGGTTACAATGTTTTAGTTATTAAACCTGAAGATATAAATACTGAAACTTTAAGTAGATTTGATGCCATTGTTGTGGGAATAAGAGCCTACAACACTCTAGAAGAATTAAAATTTAAGCAACAGCAATTATTTGATTTTGTAGCAGATGGTGGAAACATGATTGTACAGTACAATACCAGTTACAGATTAAAAGTTGACCAAATTGCACCTTACGAACTAAAACTTTCTAGAGATAGAGTAACTGATGAAAATGCCGAAGTCCGTTTTTTAAATCCGAATCATGAGTTATTAAATTCGCCAAATAAAATTACGCAACAAGATTTTGAAGGTTGGACTCAAGAACGCGGATTGTATTTCCCAGGTGAATGGTCTAGCGAGTTCACACCTATTCTATCTATGAACGATAAAGGTGAAACACCAAAAGATGGTAGCTTACTGGTTGCAAAACATGGAAAAGGTTATTACATGTATACAGGTTTAAGCTTTTTTAGAGAATTTCCAGAAGGTGTTTCTGGCGCCTACAGACTATTTGCCAATATGCTTTCTATTGGTAAAGAAGATTTACAACTGGAAGCCAAACTAAACGATTAA
- a CDS encoding sodium:solute symporter — MQVLNWIDWSVLCVTLLVIVVYGTYQTRGSKNVQDYLKGGNTSKWWTIGLSVMATQASAITFLSTPGQAFNDGMGFVQFYFGLPIAMVVICIVFIPLYHRLKVYTAYEFLENRFDLKTRTLAAILFLIQRGLAAGITIFAPAIILSVVLGWDLLTLNIIIGFLVIIYTVSGGTRAVNVTQKHQMVVIFIGMLIAFFLIVDKLPQDITFKKALEIAGASGKMEVLDFSFNLNNRYTFWSGIIGGTFLMLSYFGTDQSQVQRYLSGKSVKEMQLGLIFNGLLKVPMQFFILLVGVMVFVFYQFNEAPINFNPTATEVVLNSEYAEDYKALQEEQHDIFNDKQKIIEAYINSETPEASKYITIANEANDEIRSEARALIDKASEKQNLKIESNDKDYVFIHFILNNLPRGLIGLLLAVILSAAMSSTASELNALGSTTTIDLYIRNTGEKTEDEKVKASRWFTFVWGILAIGVACVANLAENLIQLVNIIGSIFYGNVLGIFLLAFFFKFVKGNAVFIGALITQVIVIGLYLLDLYEMINLPFLWLNFVGCIIVIGIACLLQLINPNDKTITTNN; from the coding sequence ATGCAAGTCTTAAATTGGATTGATTGGTCTGTGCTTTGTGTTACGTTATTGGTTATAGTAGTTTATGGCACTTATCAAACCCGTGGCAGTAAAAATGTACAAGATTATTTAAAAGGTGGTAATACATCTAAATGGTGGACCATTGGTTTATCGGTAATGGCTACACAAGCTAGTGCGATTACCTTTTTATCAACACCTGGACAAGCTTTTAACGATGGAATGGGCTTTGTGCAGTTTTATTTTGGATTACCTATTGCCATGGTAGTTATTTGCATAGTTTTTATTCCGTTATATCACCGTTTAAAAGTCTATACCGCATACGAATTTTTAGAAAACAGATTCGATTTAAAAACCAGAACATTAGCAGCTATTTTGTTTTTAATTCAACGTGGTTTAGCAGCTGGAATAACCATTTTTGCTCCTGCTATAATTTTATCGGTAGTGTTAGGCTGGGATTTATTAACGCTAAATATTATAATAGGATTTCTAGTAATTATCTACACAGTTTCGGGGGGAACACGTGCTGTAAACGTTACTCAAAAACACCAAATGGTGGTTATTTTTATTGGTATGCTAATCGCTTTCTTCCTAATTGTAGATAAACTTCCGCAGGATATTACATTTAAAAAAGCTTTAGAAATTGCTGGAGCAAGTGGTAAAATGGAAGTTTTAGATTTCTCGTTCAACTTAAATAATCGTTACACGTTTTGGAGCGGAATAATAGGTGGTACGTTTTTAATGTTATCTTATTTCGGGACAGACCAGAGTCAGGTTCAACGTTATCTTTCAGGTAAATCGGTAAAAGAAATGCAATTAGGCTTAATTTTTAATGGCTTGTTAAAAGTACCTATGCAATTCTTTATTTTATTGGTTGGTGTCATGGTTTTTGTGTTTTATCAATTTAATGAAGCTCCAATTAATTTTAATCCAACAGCTACTGAAGTCGTTTTAAATTCTGAGTATGCTGAAGATTACAAAGCACTCCAAGAAGAACAACATGACATTTTTAACGATAAGCAAAAGATTATTGAAGCCTATATAAATTCTGAAACCCCTGAAGCTTCAAAATATATAACAATAGCTAATGAAGCCAACGATGAAATAAGAAGTGAAGCCAGAGCATTAATAGACAAAGCTTCAGAAAAACAGAACTTAAAAATAGAAAGCAACGATAAAGATTATGTTTTTATACACTTCATTTTAAACAACCTACCTCGTGGCTTAATAGGTTTATTATTGGCAGTTATTTTAAGTGCTGCAATGTCTAGTACTGCTAGCGAATTAAATGCTTTAGGTTCTACAACTACAATAGATTTATACATTAGAAATACGGGTGAAAAAACTGAAGATGAAAAAGTAAAAGCCTCAAGATGGTTTACGTTTGTTTGGGGTATTTTAGCTATTGGTGTTGCTTGTGTTGCTAATCTTGCTGAAAATTTAATTCAACTTGTAAATATTATTGGTTCTATTTTTTATGGTAATGTTTTAGGCATCTTCCTGTTAGCTTTTTTCTTTAAATTCGTAAAAGGAAACGCTGTTTTTATTGGGGCATTAATCACCCAAGTTATCGTTATAGGTTTATATCTATTAGACTTATACGAAATGATAAACCTTCCTTTTTTATGGTTAAACTTTGTAGGCTGCATCATAGTTATTGGTATTGCATGCTTACTTCAACTAATTAATCCAAATGACAAAACAATCACAACAAACAATTAA
- a CDS encoding Gfo/Idh/MocA family protein: MTKQSQQTINWGIIGLGNIASKFAEDLLTINDAKLYAVASRTQEKADEFAAKYGATKAYATYEDLAKDPNVDAVYIATPHVYHKDNTMLCLKKGIAVLCEKPFAMDAEEVEDMIACAKENNTLLMEALWTYFLPHYQYVLDLLEKKTYGNILKVESDFGFHRAFDNTSRTYNKSLGGGSLLDIGIYPIFTALSTLGMPNSIDAEATFFENGADSTCNMVFHYDNCDAHLESSFISNNPTEAIFYCEKATIKINTMFHMPTTVSIIIDGKEDIKDFGYTTIGYNYETIHFNNLIREGKKESDVMTFDFSRKLIKLLDDVREIINLHY, encoded by the coding sequence ATGACAAAACAATCACAACAAACAATTAATTGGGGCATTATTGGGCTTGGTAATATAGCCAGCAAATTTGCCGAAGACTTACTAACTATTAACGATGCTAAACTTTACGCTGTAGCATCTCGTACTCAAGAAAAAGCTGATGAATTTGCAGCTAAATACGGTGCTACAAAAGCCTATGCTACTTACGAAGATTTAGCAAAAGACCCTAATGTTGATGCGGTTTATATCGCAACACCTCACGTGTATCATAAAGACAATACCATGTTGTGTTTAAAAAAAGGAATAGCCGTTTTATGTGAAAAACCTTTTGCTATGGATGCTGAAGAAGTTGAAGACATGATTGCTTGCGCCAAAGAAAATAACACCCTCTTAATGGAAGCTTTATGGACATACTTTTTACCGCATTATCAATATGTTTTAGATCTTCTTGAAAAGAAAACTTACGGAAATATTTTGAAGGTTGAAAGCGATTTTGGGTTCCATAGAGCGTTTGATAATACGTCCAGAACTTACAATAAATCACTTGGTGGTGGTAGTTTGCTAGATATTGGCATCTACCCTATTTTTACTGCACTTTCTACTTTAGGCATGCCAAATAGTATTGATGCAGAAGCTACTTTTTTTGAAAACGGTGCAGACTCTACCTGTAATATGGTTTTCCATTATGATAATTGTGATGCACATTTAGAAAGCTCGTTTATTTCAAATAATCCTACCGAAGCCATTTTTTATTGTGAAAAAGCAACGATAAAAATAAACACTATGTTTCATATGCCAACAACCGTTTCAATAATTATTGATGGTAAAGAAGACATTAAGGATTTTGGCTATACAACCATTGGCTACAATTACGAAACCATACATTTTAACAACCTAATTAGAGAAGGTAAAAAGGAAAGTGATGTAATGACTTTTGATTTTAGCAGAAAACTCATAAAGCTTCTCGACGACGTTAGAGAAATTATTAATCTTCATTATTAA
- a CDS encoding helix-turn-helix transcriptional regulator, translating to MKNNIKVQRAIHDMTQADLAEKIGVSRQTINAMEKNKYVPSTVLSLKIAKLFKKPVEDIFFLENED from the coding sequence ATGAAGAATAATATAAAAGTACAGCGCGCCATACACGACATGACACAAGCCGATTTAGCTGAAAAAATAGGTGTTAGCAGACAAACTATTAATGCTATGGAGAAAAACAAGTACGTGCCTTCAACAGTACTTTCTCTTAAAATTGCTAAACTCTTTAAAAAGCCGGTTGAAGACATTTTCTTTTTAGAAAATGAAGATTAA
- a CDS encoding DUF2911 domain-containing protein: MKKLLLILLAFTTVYSVNAQIQTPAPSPSSKVEQMVGLTTVNLDYSRPGVKGRTVFGDLVPYGKVWRTGANARTKITFSNDVAVDGKELKAGTYAIFTIPQADSWEVIFYTEYGGGGAPAELDETKVAARVKAPVYPVPFNVESFTIDINNLKSNSATLEFIWEKTYVAVPFTVPTDKAVTAAIESTLSGPGFNDYYAAATYYLSEGKDIAKAKEWMDKAMSMNDNPRFWQLRQQSLIYVKAGDTKGAIKIAKKSLADAEASGNADYVKMNKDSLKEWGAM; the protein is encoded by the coding sequence ATGAAAAAACTACTATTAATTCTATTGGCTTTTACAACGGTTTACTCTGTAAATGCCCAAATTCAAACACCAGCGCCTAGTCCGTCGTCTAAGGTGGAACAAATGGTTGGATTAACAACTGTAAATTTAGATTATTCTCGACCTGGAGTTAAAGGAAGAACTGTTTTTGGTGATTTAGTGCCTTACGGAAAAGTATGGAGAACTGGAGCAAATGCCAGAACAAAAATTACATTTAGTAACGATGTTGCTGTTGATGGTAAAGAACTTAAAGCTGGAACGTATGCGATATTTACTATTCCACAGGCTGATTCTTGGGAAGTTATTTTTTACACTGAATATGGTGGAGGCGGAGCGCCAGCTGAGTTAGATGAAACTAAAGTGGCTGCAAGAGTTAAAGCACCAGTTTATCCGGTTCCTTTTAATGTTGAATCGTTTACAATTGATATTAATAATTTAAAGAGCAATAGTGCTACATTAGAATTTATATGGGAAAAAACTTATGTTGCTGTTCCGTTTACAGTACCTACAGATAAAGCTGTAACTGCTGCTATTGAAAGTACTTTAAGTGGCCCAGGATTTAACGACTATTATGCTGCCGCAACGTATTATTTAAGTGAGGGAAAAGATATAGCAAAAGCTAAAGAATGGATGGATAAAGCTATGAGTATGAATGATAATCCACGTTTTTGGCAATTAAGACAACAAAGTTTAATTTATGTTAAAGCTGGAGATACAAAAGGAGCTATTAAAATTGCAAAGAAATCTTTAGCAGATGCTGAAGCTTCTGGTAATGCTGATTATGTTAAAATGAATAAAGATTCTCTTAAAGAATGGGGAGCAATGTAA
- a CDS encoding TetR family transcriptional regulator C-terminal domain-containing protein produces the protein MAKKKTITKNDIITFYMDYVLEHDQNPKSVFAFAKANNFEESKFYEFFASFEAIEKGIFEAFFTNSIEALNKSEDYKIFDARNKLLSFYYTFFENLTANRSYVKHVLYKYKNNLKGLKVLSGLKHHFTGYINDLGIQMLDIKQEQLEKIQEKALKESAWLQLLLTMKFWLDDTSASFEKTDIFIEKSVNTTFDVLDIAPLKSVIDLGKFLFKEKFQMN, from the coding sequence ATGGCAAAGAAAAAAACAATTACAAAAAACGATATTATAACCTTTTACATGGATTATGTTTTAGAACATGACCAAAACCCAAAATCAGTTTTTGCATTTGCAAAGGCGAATAACTTTGAAGAATCCAAGTTTTATGAATTTTTTGCATCTTTTGAAGCTATAGAAAAAGGAATTTTTGAAGCTTTCTTCACTAACTCAATAGAAGCATTAAATAAAAGTGAAGATTATAAAATTTTTGATGCCAGAAATAAACTATTAAGTTTTTACTACACATTTTTTGAAAACTTAACAGCTAACAGAAGCTATGTTAAACATGTGCTTTATAAATACAAAAACAACTTAAAAGGGTTAAAAGTACTTTCTGGTTTAAAACATCATTTTACAGGTTACATAAATGATTTGGGGATACAAATGCTTGATATTAAACAAGAACAACTTGAAAAAATCCAAGAAAAAGCCCTAAAAGAATCGGCGTGGTTACAACTACTTTTAACTATGAAATTTTGGTTGGATGACACCTCTGCATCTTTCGAAAAAACAGATATTTTCATTGAAAAGTCTGTAAATACAACTTTTGATGTGCTTGATATTGCACCTCTAAAAAGTGTAATAGACTTAGGTAAATTCTTGTTTAAAGAAAAATTTCAAATGAATTAG
- a CDS encoding AarF/ABC1/UbiB kinase family protein, whose product MKTIDKIPTSKIQRATKLVSTGAKVGVNYLKYYGDKIVNTEEEAKERLNKNNAADIYDGLKQLKGSALKVAQMLSMEKSILPQAYVEKFSLAQFSVPPLSPPLVIKTFKKYFGKHPNDIFDTFNATSVNAASIGQVHIAEKNGKKLAVKIQYPGVAESIASDLAMVKPIAMSMFNIKGKDSDKYFKEVENKLVEETNYVLEMKQSKEIALACSHIDNLKFPEYYEDLSSERIITMDYMHGEHLSEFTAYNTDQEKSNKLGQALWDFYMFQIHKLRKVHADPHPGNFLISEKGELIALDFGCIKTIPMDFYTPYFELAKKENIDNKAYFVSKLYELEILRADDSKEELEFFTEMFYEMLSLFTQPFHTETFDFSDANFFGKIAELGERYSKSTDLKKMNGNRGSKHFIYINRTFFGLYNLMFDLKAKDIKINNFKNL is encoded by the coding sequence ATGAAAACTATTGATAAAATACCCACAAGTAAAATACAACGTGCTACTAAGTTAGTATCTACAGGCGCCAAAGTTGGTGTTAATTACCTAAAATATTATGGTGATAAAATTGTAAATACCGAAGAAGAAGCAAAAGAACGCCTTAACAAGAACAATGCTGCCGATATTTATGATGGATTAAAACAACTTAAAGGAAGTGCACTTAAAGTGGCTCAAATGCTAAGCATGGAAAAGAGTATTCTGCCACAAGCATACGTAGAGAAATTTTCTTTAGCTCAATTTTCTGTTCCTCCACTATCGCCACCACTTGTTATAAAAACGTTTAAAAAATACTTTGGAAAACATCCAAATGACATATTCGATACTTTTAACGCAACTTCTGTAAACGCTGCCAGCATTGGTCAAGTGCATATAGCAGAAAAGAATGGGAAAAAACTTGCTGTGAAAATCCAATATCCAGGAGTTGCGGAAAGTATCGCATCAGATTTAGCTATGGTTAAACCCATTGCTATGAGTATGTTCAATATTAAAGGAAAAGATTCTGATAAATATTTTAAAGAAGTAGAAAATAAGCTAGTAGAGGAGACAAACTACGTGTTAGAAATGAAACAAAGCAAAGAAATTGCTTTAGCTTGCTCCCATATAGATAATTTAAAGTTTCCAGAATATTATGAAGACTTATCGTCAGAGCGTATAATCACTATGGATTATATGCATGGTGAGCATCTTTCTGAATTTACTGCATACAATACAGACCAAGAGAAATCAAATAAATTAGGACAGGCACTTTGGGATTTTTACATGTTTCAAATTCATAAGTTAAGAAAAGTACATGCAGACCCACACCCTGGAAATTTTTTAATATCTGAAAAAGGAGAATTAATAGCTTTAGATTTTGGGTGTATAAAAACCATACCCATGGATTTTTATACACCTTATTTCGAACTAGCTAAAAAAGAAAACATTGATAATAAAGCATATTTTGTTTCAAAATTATATGAGTTAGAAATTTTAAGAGCAGATGACAGTAAAGAAGAATTAGAATTTTTTACAGAAATGTTTTATGAGATGCTAAGCTTATTTACTCAACCTTTTCATACCGAAACTTTCGATTTTTCTGATGCTAATTTCTTTGGTAAAATTGCAGAATTAGGCGAGCGTTATTCAAAAAGTACAGATCTAAAAAAGATGAATGGAAATCGTGGTTCTAAGCATTTTATATACATAAACAGAACATTTTTTGGACTTTATAACTTAATGTTCGATTTAAAAGCTAAAGACATTAAAATCAACAATTTCAAAAACTTATAA
- a CDS encoding flavin reductase family protein, with protein MAYFSENDIEKLEHIYKINLINSCSGYKSANLIGTKSNTNIENVAVFSSVTHIGSSPAMFGFFLRPTTVVRNTYENIKATGYYTINHIHESITKDAHHTSAKYNASTSEFNVTDLNSEYKNNFFAPFVKGAPVQIAMKFVEEYNIKANNTILVVGKIIGLYINDNLIEDDGFINLSKAKVAAINGLDGYAIPEHKKRFGYQRPKQ; from the coding sequence ATGGCCTATTTTAGTGAGAATGATATTGAAAAATTAGAACATATTTATAAAATTAATCTTATAAATAGTTGTTCTGGTTATAAATCTGCCAACTTAATTGGTACAAAATCTAATACCAATATAGAAAATGTTGCAGTTTTTAGTTCTGTTACTCACATTGGCTCTAGTCCTGCCATGTTTGGCTTTTTTTTACGCCCAACTACAGTGGTTAGAAACACTTACGAGAATATAAAAGCTACGGGGTATTATACAATAAATCATATTCATGAAAGCATTACAAAAGATGCGCACCATACTTCAGCAAAATATAATGCTTCAACATCAGAATTTAATGTAACTGATTTAAATTCAGAATACAAAAACAACTTTTTTGCGCCCTTTGTTAAAGGCGCACCCGTTCAAATTGCTATGAAATTTGTTGAAGAGTATAATATTAAAGCAAATAACACCATTTTAGTTGTTGGTAAAATTATAGGATTATATATAAACGATAACCTTATTGAAGATGATGGTTTTATAAACTTATCTAAGGCTAAAGTTGCAGCAATAAATGGACTAGATGGTTACGCTATTCCAGAGCATAAAAAACGTTTTGGTTACCAAAGACCAAAACAATAA
- a CDS encoding SDR family oxidoreductase, protein MKILVTGATGYIGKRLIPFLINQGHQVICVVRDRLRADKSYSEEELIYVIEADFLKPETLSNIPKDIDIAYYLIHSMSNSSKDFESLEESCAINFKTYIETTNTKQVIYLSGITNEDELSKHLRSRKNVEDILKSKKYATTIFKAGIIVGSGSSSFEIIRDLVEKLPFMIAPKWLNTKTQPLAVRDVLTFLYKAAGREKLYNKSFDVFGPEILTYKQMLLQFAEVRNLKRYILTVPVMTPKLSSYWLYFVTSTSYKLATSLVDSMGVQIIGKPSNINKTLNVKPITYKQAVELAFEKIEQNSIVSSWKDSMISSGRLRKNLHKYVNVPKYGCFKDIKERPIKDTNKTIDKIWRIGGTTGWYYGTILWRIRGYIDKMVGGIGLRRGRTHVSQLDAGDALDFWRVIFADKKQKKLLLYAEMKLPGEAWLEFKIEDNLLKQTATFRPRGLWGRIYWYSVLPFHGLIFKGMINKLVDV, encoded by the coding sequence ATGAAAATTCTTGTTACAGGAGCTACAGGCTACATAGGCAAAAGACTAATCCCTTTTTTAATAAATCAAGGGCATCAGGTTATTTGTGTTGTACGTGATAGATTGAGAGCTGATAAAAGCTACAGCGAAGAAGAACTTATTTATGTCATTGAAGCCGATTTTTTAAAACCAGAAACACTTAGTAATATTCCCAAAGATATTGATATAGCCTATTATTTAATTCACTCAATGTCTAATTCTTCAAAAGATTTTGAATCGCTTGAAGAAAGTTGTGCTATAAATTTTAAAACATACATAGAAACAACAAATACCAAGCAAGTTATTTATTTGAGTGGAATAACCAATGAAGATGAGCTATCTAAACACTTAAGATCCAGAAAAAATGTTGAAGATATTCTGAAATCAAAAAAGTATGCGACTACCATTTTTAAAGCTGGAATTATTGTAGGTTCTGGAAGTTCTTCATTTGAGATTATTAGAGATTTAGTAGAAAAATTACCTTTTATGATTGCTCCAAAATGGTTAAATACAAAAACACAGCCATTGGCGGTTAGAGACGTGTTAACCTTTTTATACAAAGCTGCTGGACGTGAGAAACTTTACAATAAATCGTTTGATGTATTTGGTCCAGAAATTCTAACCTACAAACAAATGTTATTACAATTTGCAGAGGTTAGAAATTTAAAACGTTACATTTTAACAGTACCTGTAATGACACCAAAATTATCATCGTATTGGTTGTATTTTGTAACCTCAACATCATATAAATTAGCAACTTCTTTGGTAGATAGTATGGGAGTTCAAATTATTGGTAAACCCAGTAATATAAATAAAACTCTAAATGTAAAACCTATAACTTATAAGCAAGCTGTAGAGTTAGCTTTCGAAAAAATAGAACAAAACAGTATTGTTTCCAGCTGGAAAGATTCTATGATTAGTAGCGGACGCTTACGGAAAAACCTTCACAAATATGTAAACGTACCAAAATATGGGTGTTTTAAAGATATTAAAGAAAGACCTATAAAAGACACTAATAAAACCATTGATAAAATATGGCGAATTGGTGGTACAACAGGTTGGTATTACGGTACAATACTATGGAGAATTAGAGGTTACATAGATAAAATGGTTGGTGGTATAGGATTAAGGCGAGGAAGAACTCATGTATCTCAACTAGATGCTGGTGATGCTTTGGATTTTTGGCGCGTGATTTTTGCCGATAAAAAACAAAAAAAATTACTCTTATATGCAGAAATGAAACTCCCTGGTGAAGCTTGGTTAGAATTTAAAATAGAAGACAATCTACTAAAACAAACAGCAACTTTTAGACCACGCGGACTTTGGGGGCGAATATATTGGTATAGTGTTCTACCTTTTCATGGATTGATTTTTAAAGGTATGATTAACAAATTGGTTGATGTCTAA
- a CDS encoding DUF2256 domain-containing protein translates to MSKHKKQHLPTKICPVCKLPFNWRKKWEKNWNHVKYCSEKCRRNKTTLL, encoded by the coding sequence ATGTCTAAACACAAAAAACAACATTTACCAACAAAAATATGTCCGGTTTGTAAATTACCTTTCAACTGGAGAAAAAAATGGGAAAAGAATTGGAACCATGTAAAATATTGTAGTGAAAAATGCAGGAGAAACAAAACAACATTGCTTTAG